The genomic interval AAAATAGCCCTCTTACTATTGCCCAGCAgaaattgtgtgttttttttttttttaaatctagtttgcTCTCAAAATAATTTAACTTCAAGCATCTAATTGGCTTAAGATGTTAGGCAGCTGGAGACATTTGGAGGTTAGAGAAAGATCAACTGTATTGTGGTACCTTGTTTTTGACTTTTAGTATTCCTGTTCATGTATTGAAACATAATTAAAATCAGCTCAAAACAGACACACTTATTTGAATTCTTGTTAGTGTCAGCACTGTTTTGATAACTCACTAAGCAACCTAAAACCCTAAGCTTGAAAGTTTCAGTAGTATGTGTTAACCTCTTCTAGCATTTCAAACTAGAATGAGTTTGAAATCACATTCTTGTTTACAAGCTACCAAAGCAGATCTACAAAATGCATTGTTATTATTTGAAGTGGTCTTGTCGAAAGAAAAGAAGGTATTTAGCATACTGACTTTAATTCTGCACAAGACGCTTGCCAGTCAGATCCTACAGTTTTGACTAGTGCCTTCCTATGCTATTTTGGGCTAGTTTGCTATTGCCGTTAACAGCTTTGAGCTCAGTACAGGAAACCAATAATTAAACCTAGCCGTTAAGAAAGTCCGTATGACAGGGTGTGAATATGGGTGAGCATTTCTGTGCAATAGCACCTGCCTATCTAACCGGATTCAAATAtgcatttattgattttttttttcttaaagaacaagATAAACTGTGTTCAGATTCAGAGGCCATAGGTCACCTCTGTGCCCGTGATATGAAAACGTACTTGAAAGACAAAGGTGGTAACCAAATATCTGAGCAAGACAGATTAGTTATGTCTGACAGTTTAGAATTACAGTTCAGCTGTAAATATACATATTGCACAAGGCAGCCAGCTAAAGACAAGGGTTTTTCTTCCAAACTGGGTTTGAACAGCCCATTAATAATCTTCCAGCTGTGATCAATGAAAGTTAAGAGACAGACCTGCTGCAGTCACTGGAAAAACTGGTCAGTGGGAGCTGATCACAAGAAGCTCTTAAATGCTTTATAAGGACTGTGCAGAAAACCTGCGAGCCCGAACACCATGATTGCTGAACATGAGGCGTGGGTCAAACCTGTACCTATAAAAGGAAACAATCTGTGTGAGTTACAATTAGTCTGCAGTAACTACTTCTAGAAATAGCATATTTCTAGAATAGCTGGCACAATGCTacatgaatactttttttttgataGCATACAGTGGGGACGTTCTATGTATTGCAACAGATGAGTCATAACGATACAGAACTAAGGAGGTGATGTACTAGCTGATGATACTAGCTACACCATACTAACACCATACTTATTATACATAAGTATTCAGGAGGTGCATTCTGATAGAATGTTCTGCTGCCTCACACTACAAATCCACGTAGCACAACTGAAAGGACATTTTAAATGCTCTAAGAgaaaagggcttcagaccaatTGATTACTGAGTTTTAAGGTAAGAAGTGGAATTTACTTACAAGTGTTGACTATACTACATACAGCTTGGGTCCTGCAGTAAATAGTCTTTGCTAACCGCATCTCCAGAAATAATCAGAGCAAGTATTTAGAAAATTCCTGCCTGCAGAAATATGCAGAACTCTTTATTTGCAGGCAAACCTGAAGTTGCTTGTCTGTTGACTACTCAGTATAGCTGTAAGCTCCTCTATTCAAGATCTACTATTCAAGGATCAAGAAATCATCCCTATTAAACAAAAGTGTATATGCCAGTGATGTTCTATTCCATCATAAATACCTTCCCTGgaagattattttttctaaaaatatgtgGTTAtacttaaaagtattttaatgagTTGAAACAGTGTTTACCCGGGATCAAAGACGCCAGGTGTACGGCACGTTGCTCCTGAACAGGACTGCAGCATCATTAACCGATAGTTCATCTTTTCTAGAATTTCTTGATCTATTGTTTTAGCAATATTATTGATCTGGTGTGGATCTGCAGTTAAGTTATATACTTCAACAAACACCTGTTTAACAGAAGAAAGTTCATTTAGTGTATTAAGTGTTGAACGCTAATTAACATTAAGAACAGTTTATGGCAACAAACAATATCAAACGTTACATCGCAGCACTCTGTACACAAGCTATATTTGGTCCTGATGGCTAAGTGGTCAAAGGCAGGGAATTTTGTAGGTAAAGGTTATGTTTTGTTATAGCATAGTATCATCGGAAGACTTTTTACTCCCCTCCACTCTTCACAcaacccctcccctccctcctccccacactTAGTCTGCTGTGTAGTAGACGTTTTTCTGACAGATAAATAGACCCTGCCTTAAAGCTCACAAATCCAAAGCAAAAGACCATAGAGAAACTGGCTGTCATTTCATTAATTGATCTCAACAGATACACAGCTTCATTACCATCATGTCACCATTGTATGCTTGTTGTGTACATACACCTGTACAACTCAGACATGTCTTAACTATACATACAAAATACGCTGAATACAAACATGCAATCCTACTAGAAGAAAGCTTTTTATTATTGTGTACTTTGAGAACTAGGAGGTTTGCTTGGAAGATTTTAAGGCCGATTCAGTTTTTGGTAGAATAACTCTTTGAACCGTTCTGTAGGACAAATACTGGGCAAGCATATCAAGAATTCAGCTAAGGTTTTGTCTGTGCTGCAGTAGGTGCATTTGCAGCAGATGTTGGTTAAAGCTGGCTGGTTCGCATCTAACTTAAAGACATGTCAGCAGAGGCTTTGATTGCAAGCTCTCTCATAAAGTTCAGTACAAAGTTTTAAAATCCACATTCCTGCATCTTCCTGATACTATTAGTCCTAATTTAGCTGACCCAGGTAAACTGGGTAACCCAGAAGTGCAGCAGCTCTAtctctgacaggaaaaaaagatgacatgACATCTGCTGAGATCAGCTTTGGAGTCTGCTTTTACAGAGAAAGATATAGCACTCCTTCTGCTTCTTCATAAGTTGTCAGCAAATGGAAGGAGAGGGCAGTCTGTTAATCAGCATCTTAGTCACCTCTACAGTCTTCTTGTCTTCCTGAAACAGCCAAGTTATTGGATTTACTCTTCTGCTATAAGTTCTAAGTTTACTGTAAGCTGTTAGAAAGTGCTTTGCATGCTGTCACATAACTACATGCTGTAGTTACAAACACCTGATTTATGCATTTACTATATATCTAGTCACAGGGTGATTGATCAAATTTGCGGCCCAAGTAGTTGCTTCAAACTTGATACGCTTTTTAGGAGCAACTGTGTACAAAAAGGCACAAATAAGATCAGCCCTTTAACACTTCCGTTTTGTGCATAAGCTGGTGCCTCATTAGGGAGATCTGAGCTGCTTCTGCAGGGGGGTATTACGTCCCATATACCCAAACAACTTAAGCTAAGGTTAGAGGCTCTTTCTTAAATTTGTAACTTAAATACTTGTTTTACCAGAACAGGCAAGCACATGACAAGTAGAGGAGAAATGATTAGTCTGAAACTTCAGTTCTTTCCAAGGAAGAGAGGTGCAACTGAATataagaggagcagcagcagaggtacTATGTAACAAATATATTTGTAGTACAAAAGAATCTGCTACATGGAATCAGGATAAGGCAGAACTGAAGGCAGCCCTAGTACAGCTTTCCATGAGGCTGCTAGCCGACTAATGACCAGAAGGCAATTATCACAGTTTAGGctattccccttctccccccccaccaccttttttttttttttttttttttaaaaaaaacacaccaccacaGAGTTTTGGTCAAACATTCTCATCAGTAGTTAAACACTTTACTGTTTATCCTGCAAGCAATGCTAATCTGCTTTTCGCAGTACTTTATGCAAACCTTGAGAACAGATAGGACTGCAGACAGTGCCTAGCATAGTTGTGACGAGTTAACATCTGTTAGTGAGACAAAGAATTACCTCCCGGTCATCAAATTCACAGTACTGCAGATCCCAGGAAGTTGACAGTGTCCTTACACAAGCATATGTGTTGTTATAGGAATCTTCACAGACACAGTCTGGGAAACAGTGCTGTGAAGAAAGCAGTGAACaaatacttcagaagaaaaaaggaaactagTAATCCTTTCCCTAAAGTCTGTAACAGCTCAAACCACCTGCAGTTAATTGCTGAATACCAAAGTCTTAGAAAACAGGAGTCTCACtagagattttaaagaaaaatagctctTCTAAATTTGAGAAAGCGTTGCTAATCGACTCTCATCATAATACATTAGCTTCCCAGACAAAATACAAGTACCCCAAAAGGAACAGCAAAAACAGACTACTAAGACAACAACATCAAAGGGATGCTTTACTTAAAGCAAACATCCTTTGATTTTCAGAGCATAGCTAGTGACTTGAGTAATAACTGCAGATAAGAACTGTGCGACAAGGCCATCAGAGGTTTATAAGGAACACTATATCACTGCCACCCGTTTCCCCGAGCCCGCATCTTTCTGGATAATTCTCTGCTCTGGAGGCCTTTACAGATTCCCATTGAAAGGGTGATTGTGTTCTATACAGTATGCAGACATATTCGTTTCGTATGGTTGGGTGTCTCAGTTTTTGCTGTACAGCAGCTACAGAGCTAGCTCTTACAAATCACGATGCTAAAAACTCGTCTCTAGAAACTTATTTCTAGAACTAGGTTAGGCCATAGAACAAACAGAGTTAACTcagcagctgttttctaatattaaCAAATTTTGTTCTGCTTACTGTAACACCAGGTCCTAGGCCAGGGCAGGTAGGATCACTGCCGTTGTATCCTTCTCCTTGGTACTCCACTAAGAAGTCTGATCTCCATGTCACATTTTTGTCTCCTCTCTAGGACAGGAAGTTAATATGGCTTATTATTTATTGCACTGTGAAACAGAAGAAGTTTTCCATGCCTGGAATAGCAAAAGCTTTTCATTCATTACACAGCAGTTTGAGTCACGGTCTCCAATTTGAGTCAGTCTTAAAATAATACTCAGTCTTTGGTTGGAATGCCTTGTGTAACTGGAGGGCAGAGATCCAGTCCAAAAAAACTAAACCTTGATGAGAAGGTATACTAGAGTACTAGCTTTGATTCATAAAGAATCACACAGTAAGATAAAATAGGAGCCATGTGGCCAGATACCACCATATTATAGACAAGATCTCTCTGTAGGCTGTTTCTCTTTAGTTTTTAAATCAAACTACCACAATGGATGGAAAAAGATAGCCTTGGcataagaaaagaaacagttttaaGCAGCAACTAAGTTTTAAGCAGCTCTGTTTGTAGCTACAATTTAAAAGctagagggagggaaaaaaaagctgtaagtTAACATACAACACCATTACAGGCACGTACAATAACAGAATGAGTTCCAGAGTTTTGATTCTGACAGAATTTAAACTAGCTGCCTTTTACCTGCTTCCAGCTACAGAACAGCTTAAGGCTTGGATACAAGGTTTTAATAGCAAAGCACTGTTTTAAGTCTGGATGATCTCCTACGTTTCCAAGTAATCTGCCTTCAATTTATAGACTAAATTTAATTAGAACTAAAAGGATCAGCTACAAGCAGCTTTATTTAAATAGGCTTCTGCTCACTTCTTGGAAAGGTCAGGTTTACTTTATGAAACTACCTAAGTTTTGCCAGAGAGTTTAGGGGGAAGCACTGGTTCTGCTTAGAACTGAGGCAAACAGAAGTTTTAAGCAAGCACAGTCTGCTTTTGTCTTATATGTATACTGAGAAGTCCTAATCAAAAGAGGAAGGAGGGCATAAGGTGGAAACAACATACAGCCTTCAGAACAGAAATGATTACAAATGGCAGGATTAGCCAAAGGATGACATAGCTTTGTATTACTAAGAGATCCTGAGGTTGCAGAGCTTTTCAAAATACACTTGCATTTAAACAGCATATCTGCTTTTTCACTAGGAAAACGCTAGGTGAAGCTGCTGTCAAGGGGACAATATGGACTGCAAGTCCACCTATTCCAGTGAAGGAAGTAGTATTCACTTTAAAGAATAACCCTTATAAGAATTACTAGTTACTATCCCTGTCTGCCCACTTACCAACAGTGGCAGTAGCGACATCCCATCCATCTGAGTCTTGTTCAGGTCATACCCTGCAATATCCAGAATAGTGGGACCCAAATCAATGTTTGCAACAAGCATCTGTAGGATGAGGGAAACAGTTAGTTCAAGACTGAAACCTAGCAGATGTAATAAGACTTCTTTATCTTAAGTAGTTGTAATTTCAGGTACATCTAAACAGCATTTAATTTCAACTTTATAGGCTAATGGAACCTGTAATATTctcaagaaatactatttttttgttttaaatttgaaaagcTTATGTAATCTCCCCACCTCGTTTATTTCTGTAGCTTGCAATTCTGTCAATTTACTGGTCAAGGGTGAGGGCgcatagcttttttaaaaatgaggtcTTTGTATCTTGTATGACCCTACagattttttattaatatatgtATGTGCAGGAGCATAAGTTACACCTAAAGCTGGTAACCATGaaacaatattaaaagcaaatcagtattttgtcttcatttctcatcTTACCTTGTTTGTCTGATTTGGTTTTATCCCTGGTCCTCGAACTAGCAAAGGAACTTTGATATCAAACTCATACAACTGCCGTTTGTCTATTGGCAATGAGAACTGACCTAttcaacaaaatcagaaagaggaagaaagttaaATGGTTTGTTTCAGGTTAAATAAATACATCAttttatctttatatatatatagacatataaatatatgtctatataaaaaaataagagTTTTGCATTACTCCATATAATTTCCAAGAACCAGTTTTAAGAAGTCAGAAGGGCTTCTTGACAATAACTACATTAACAAAGTGGGAGGAAGTGAAATAAGAACCTGGAAGTACAAGCCACGTTTTACACGATTTAACAGCTTAGATGTGGCTTTTTCGGTTGTGGAACATGATACAAAGACAGCTCTTTGAGACAGATTTTTACTGGTCAACTCTTTCATAGCAACTCTATGAAACACaaatctttcctccctttctgtcATAATTTTACATATACCACGATACAGTGGAATTTTACATATACCACGATACAGTGGAATTTTACATATACCACGATACAGTGGAAGAGATTAATGCTcaatgaacaataaaaaaaattgcaatgcaAGAATGTGTTGCAACTCAAATCAGTACTTCTCACATCTATGGTTTTCCGTAACTGTTGTCTCCATTTTCTGGAGCGGTCATGAGGGTGACAAGTTAAGCAACTCCCAGATCGTCTGCAGATTTTTCAGTAAGCGATGAACATCTTACCAGTATGAAAGCCGTTGTCTGATGTGTAAAAGATGTAAGTGTTATCTAACTCTCCATGGAATTCCAGTTTCTTCACTAACTTCTCTATCAGGTCATCTACTGACAGCAGAGTTTGCCACctatacagaaacaaaaataactcaTACTAGAGTATTAAAATTTAGAATAATTATGAATGCTGTTAGCATTCATATTATGCTTTAAATCAGCAGTGTACACACTGTAAGCAGACTTTATGTATTCTGAAAACAAACTGGATAGATTACTATACTGTACTGTTTGACACTGCAATTTAAGATAGAAATAGActgtttgtcttcattttttgttgattttattCTGTAGTGTCTGAGAAAGGTCAAAATGCCGATTACTTGTAACCTTATCTGGAGGCAGCCAAGAACAGCTTTGAAGCAATACAAGCAGCAAAGAGTCAGAGTGATCTCCTGCAAGGTCACTTGTTTTTACTTCTTTGTACCTAGTTTTTCATATTAAACACAAGCATGGTATGAGTTTATCTATCTATAGGGGATCTTTTCTGCTTGAAAACTAAATCGGATATTTTTTATTACTCTTTCAGTATCAGGGTCCATTATTGTGGTGTATGTAAAGGCCTTGAACAGCTACTAGTTATTCTATCCTGTGTCATGGGATCTGCTGTTGAGACAAGTGACTGCTTCTGATAAGCCAATAATAAGCCTCCACTGTCTAGTATTATGCTGAATTAAACTAAGTTATTCAATTCTCGGGCCCCACTATCTTCaagctttatttaaaattgtattgCATTATTTTACTTAAATGTTTTATAAAGCAAGTGCCTGAAAAAAACAACTTGGTCTTCCATCTCCAAAGTGACAAGCTAACATGTGACAACTGCCCAAAACGCAGTTTAACATTTAAAGTTAGGTTAATGTCTGTTTCAGAACTTTTACAGAAAATAGTCCTACAATATAAACCAATATcccctttacacacacacacacacacaaaataagagATTAACTGTACCTTCACTTCACCCCCCAACCTgcaatctcttaaaaaaaaagagggaaaaaaaacaaaaacaaaaaaccccatcctCCTCGGCCAGTCAGCTATTACAGGTAGTCCCATCTAAGAGCAGCACTGACCAAGAGGTAAGATTAACAGAACAGACCAGCTGGCAGATGAATTCCAAATTCTTCTGTGATATTCATCAAATAAGATCAATTTAAGTGCCTCTGAAGAAGCATATGTTTTGTGAAAATCTGTTGTACGTGGAAAGTCAGAGAGACAGTAAAGAAACTCAGCATGACTGGTCTTTATGATAAATAATAGCAACATTTGTgagcaaaagacttccaaagtcaACTGAAAGTTTGCAAAAGTGAACTGAAAGCAAGGTCTGTCACAAGACATATCCTAGAAAGCTATTACAGGTAACTTGATACCTGTTGTCAGACTTACTAcagcccctttaaaaaaaatacctgaGTTCTGATAGTAGGAGTCTTTGGAATCAAGAGAGATCCCTACCTCTTTCTATAAGCATCATCAAGAAACTGTATTGAAGAGTTAGTCATTGGAGTCTTTGCTTGTCGAATTAACCAGTGCttgttctgaagagaaaaaagacaaaaaaagattaGTGCAGCAGAGAAGTACAAGAACAGTTTTGTGCTGATTTCCAACCTTTGTTAGGCTGACTACAACAGAAATCTTGTTTAGGGTGAAACATCTGCATGCTTCCTGTAAATAGCTAGGTAACGCTATCAAACTGGCCAGACGCCAGTCTTCCCTTTCAGTCTATGTAAAGAACTAAGAGTAGAATATATCTCCAGTATACTCGGCCCTTGGTGAGAAGACAATAGCTGTGGATCTTTTCAAAGCAGCCTAGGAAGAAATTTGTGAAAGGACCTGGGGATGGCTCTCCCAGTTCTATCTATAGCTACCAAAAATCCAGGAAGGAGCCTGGTAGAGGtctgactggaggaaaaaaaaaaagcaaaaaaacacacCCCTGAAGGATTAAGCAGCATTACAAGATTGGACTTAGTTATCAAAGTGGGGTTCCTTTAGGACTGAGACAGGTTTGTGAGCATCCCAACATAAATAAAGAGGTGGGGTAGGAACTCCTGCATTAAGAGTAACAGCACTACTAAAGATCTCCATAATTTGGATAGTGCTTAATTAGATCACGGTAGCCCGTGAACTCAGGGCTGGAGGCTATAGAGGGGAGCAGAAATACTACActttcatttggattttttttactcAAAAAGTTTGTTTTACTCAAGGGTTGTATCTTCGAGCCTCATCCCCAATTTTTAGAAacagcccttcccttccctccttccccctcctcccccaaaaaagcaGTCAAGACAGTTTAACTCATGAAAAATGATGTATTTGCACATCCTAAAGCACCAGTCTGAACTGAGCCAGCCACTGTGCAGATACATGGAAAGGTCTATTGTAGACAACTTCAGATTAATATTAGTGGAGAGTGGAATAAAGGAAAGGTCAGTGcaactttgttttttcatttaataataaGTCAGAGATCATTTGAGTTGCATCCACTCATCATCCTCAGCTCCAGCCTATATTTGGTTGGGACGCTTTCTCTGTAGAGCCTCTAGTTACGCAATTTCCCTCCTGTCACAAGACTGACTCTGAAAGGGGTCAGGCTTTCAGGACTCACAATGAAGTGACTCAGTTTCTTAGTTTCCTTGCTCTCCACTTTTGCAGAGTGAAGGAAAGATTTCTGGTATAGAGAATTACTTTCAGGCCtagtttattttaattcagttacATTCAGATCTTACTTTTATGGCAATTGTAAAATAATTCTCCGGAGAAATGCCAAGTCTACCTCAGCAAGAAAGCTGCCCAGATGATCAAGACCAAACACCTAGCACTCATCACCTATTGGTGGGGAGGGAAAGGTAACAGAAGCTACCTCACacaccccatccccagctcagcAGTTCTTCAAAGAACAAAGAGGCTGGCAACCTCACCCGCACACCTTTCACTGGAAGGGTGCTCAGGAGGGGCCTTCCCCAAAGCACAGCTGGACTGTGTCAGACTGATAAGCCATCTAATGAAGTAGAATCTTCCTCTTGTTCTGGAGTACTTTGCTCTTTCTAGCTTTCTCTGAAGATCCAGGAACTTCACACAGCACCTGGACACCTTTGTGGACTTAAGCAAACTTGATACTGATG from Struthio camelus isolate bStrCam1 chromosome 1, bStrCam1.hap1, whole genome shotgun sequence carries:
- the GNS gene encoding N-acetylglucosamine-6-sulfatase, producing the protein MPGAERARALLLRAPLSAAPVSWGARGSESVGLCVGAMSPAAAAVARGLALAALLVLCPAAAAARRPNVVLILTDDQDVCLGGMTPLKKTNALIAQMGITFLNAYVPSALCCPSRASILTGKYPHNHHVVNNTLEGNCSSKSWQKIQEPYTFPALLKTMCGYQTFFAGKYLNEYGAEDAGGVGHVPPGWSFWYALEKNSKYYNYTLSVNGKARRHGENYSVDYLTDVLANMSLDFLEYKSNFEPFFMMISTPAPHSPWIAAPQYKKSFQNVSAPRNSNFNIHGKNKHWLIRQAKTPMTNSSIQFLDDAYRKRWQTLLSVDDLIEKLVKKLEFHGELDNTYIFYTSDNGFHTGQFSLPIDKRQLYEFDIKVPLLVRGPGIKPNQTNKMLVANIDLGPTILDIAGYDLNKTQMDGMSLLPLLRGDKNVTWRSDFLVEYQGEGYNGSDPTCPGLGPGVTHCFPDCVCEDSYNNTYACVRTLSTSWDLQYCEFDDREVFVEVYNLTADPHQINNIAKTIDQEILEKMNYRLMMLQSCSGATCRTPGVFDPGYRFDPRLMFSNHGVRARRFSAQSL